The following proteins come from a genomic window of Sorghum bicolor cultivar BTx623 chromosome 3, Sorghum_bicolor_NCBIv3, whole genome shotgun sequence:
- the LOC8074905 gene encoding protein LNK2 isoform X3: MFSWNDEQQQVGDAIWTEFNESEDHIMPYPKGAEDSTTRKNNEKEVASIDGITEHSEGVQTGLQRMEKQTANQTSAHFSATRIDMESWPDLPSLNPTLDRNYSDDNITSTYLDFSAEPSLQKVTGKATGQLDGESEVFSNDQEEKSNSFLDCDWGNIGDFDDFDRLFSNSDSIFGNEIVANDSDFLSASSNLMDNAVQSIPILVEVQKRPVRSRRKPEERGKSKISSSTSGFSQSKVENASTNLQAPMQPVQTPQYALFQDSKKIGQVQHVNQFMFPGYGYPAYPFPTIPLVSNIQAEGYLTKPTGTSYRTLEDSPKQSSSIEMSQDIPSRALIMTPQEKIEKLRRRQQMQALLAIQQQQQQFGQEGSGSDTMVSQAYSPRNKNPDSLGSSIVIDENANKVFSPEVIPTNHDLVHKSSAISVDPFIEEKIYYQLQDALGKLDTKTRLCIRDSLLRLAYSAAERQIDGDRSSTNKTNKDDDEASENDASTRRTRSPTREAETITNPIDRIVAHLLFHRHCSKVATATKEEIISSTPLILEPEPKVPLGTPRLPSQDQRDEQEIVLPLSQ, encoded by the exons ATGTTTAGCTGGAACGACGAGCAGCAGCAG GTAGGGGATGCAATATGGACTGAGTTCAATGAGAGTGAGGACCATATTATGCCTTATCCTAAAGGTGCAGAAGATAGTACGACTCGCAAGAACAATGAAAAAGAGGTGGCTAGTATTGATGGCATCACTGAACATTCTGAAGGTGTTCAAACTGGACTTCAACGGATGGAAAAGCAAACTGCAAATCAGACAAGTGCACATTTTTCAGCCACACGAATTGACATGGAATCCTGGCCTGACCTTCCTTCCCTGAATCCTACACTTGATAGAAACTATAGTGATGACAACATAACATCCACATATCTGGATTTCAGTGCTGAACCCAGTTTACAGAAAGTGACAGGAAAAGCTACAG GGCAACTAGATGGTGAATCAGAAGTGTTCAGTAATGATCAAGAAGAAAAGAGTAACAGTTTCCTTGATTGCGACTGGGGCAATATTGGAGATTTTGATGATTTTGACCGTCTATTTAG CAATAGTGACTCCATATTTGGTAATGAGATAGTTGCCAACGACAGCGATTTTCTTTCTGCATCTTCGAATTTGATGGATAATGCTGTGCAATCAATCCCAATTCTG GTCGAAGTGCAGAAGAGGCCAGTGAGGTCACGCAGAAAACCAGAGGAGAGAGGTAAAAGTAAAATATCCAGCAGTACAAGTGGCTTCTCCCAGAGCAAAGTAGAGAATGCATCAACCAATTTGCAAGCTCCTATGCAACCTGTACAGACTCCTCAATATGCACTGTTCCAGGATAGCAAGAAGATAGGACAAGTTCAGCATGTTAATCAGTTTATGTTTCCTGGATATGGGTATCCTGCATATCCATTTCCTACAATTCCGTTAGTGTCAAACATTCAAGCTGAAGGCTATCTGACAAAACCAACTGGCACAAGCTACCGAACTTTGGAAGATTCCCCAAAACAGTCAAGTTCCATAGAAATGTCACAAGACATTCCATCAAGAGCACTGATAATGACACCACAAGAAAAGATAGAAAAGCTTAGGCGCcggcagcaaatgcaagcactgCTAGCTAttcagcaacagcagcaacagttTGGTCAAGAGGGTTCTGGCAGTGACACAATGGTGTCTCAGGCATACTCCCCTAGGAACAAAAATCCGGATTCCTTGGGGAGTTCAATTGTCATAGATGAAAACGCAAATAAGGTtttttcgcctgaggtgattcCAACTAACCATGACCTGGTTCACAAGAGTTCTGCAATTTCTGTTGATCCTTTTATAGaggaaaaaatatattatcaGCTACAAGATGCTCTTGGCAAG TTGGATACCAAAACTCGACTATGCATTCGAGATAGTTTGCTTCGTTTGGCCTATAGTGCAGCAGAGAGACAAATTGATGGTGATAGGAGCAGCACTAACAAGACTAATAAAGATGATGATGAAGCTTCCGAAAATGATGCATCTACTAGGAGAACAAG GTCTCCAACTAGGGAAGCAGAAACGATCACAAATCCAATTGATCGTATAGTGGCCCATTTGCTGTTTCATAGACATTGCTCCAAGGTTGCAACAGCAACAAAGGAGGAAATCATATCCTCAACCCCCTTGATACTAGAACCTG AACCGAAGGTACCCTTGGGAACTCCTAGGTTGCCATCACAAGATCAACGAGATGAGCAAGAAATTGTATTGCCTCTGTCACAATAA
- the LOC8074905 gene encoding protein LNK2 isoform X4: protein MFSWNDEQQQVGDAIWTEFNESEDHIMPYPKGAEDSTTRKNNEKEVASIDGITEHSEGVQTGLQRMEKQTANQTSAHFSATRIDMESWPDLPSLNPTLDRNYSDDNITSTYLDFSAEPSLQKVTGKATGQLDGESEVFSNDQEEKSNSFLDCDWGNIGDFDDFDRLFSNSDSIFGNEIVANDSDFLSASSNLMDNAVQSIPILQLPLNKQPSCDRGPSLLLTNEISSGVTKQENKVEVQKRPVRSRRKPEERGKSKISSSTSGFSQSKVENASTNLQAPMQPVQTPQYALFQDSKKIGQVQHVNQFMFPGYGYPAYPFPTIPLVSNIQAEGYLTKPTGTSYRTLEDSPKQSSSIEMSQDIPSRALIMTPQEKIEKLRRRQQMQALLAIQQQQQQFGQEGSGSDTMVSQAYSPRNKNPDSLGSSIVIDENANKVFSPELDTKTRLCIRDSLLRLAYSAAERQIDGDRSSTNKTNKDDDEASENDASTRRTRSPTREAETITNPIDRIVAHLLFHRHCSKVATATKEEIISSTPLILEPEPKVPLGTPRLPSQDQRDEQEIVLPLSQ from the exons ATGTTTAGCTGGAACGACGAGCAGCAGCAG GTAGGGGATGCAATATGGACTGAGTTCAATGAGAGTGAGGACCATATTATGCCTTATCCTAAAGGTGCAGAAGATAGTACGACTCGCAAGAACAATGAAAAAGAGGTGGCTAGTATTGATGGCATCACTGAACATTCTGAAGGTGTTCAAACTGGACTTCAACGGATGGAAAAGCAAACTGCAAATCAGACAAGTGCACATTTTTCAGCCACACGAATTGACATGGAATCCTGGCCTGACCTTCCTTCCCTGAATCCTACACTTGATAGAAACTATAGTGATGACAACATAACATCCACATATCTGGATTTCAGTGCTGAACCCAGTTTACAGAAAGTGACAGGAAAAGCTACAG GGCAACTAGATGGTGAATCAGAAGTGTTCAGTAATGATCAAGAAGAAAAGAGTAACAGTTTCCTTGATTGCGACTGGGGCAATATTGGAGATTTTGATGATTTTGACCGTCTATTTAG CAATAGTGACTCCATATTTGGTAATGAGATAGTTGCCAACGACAGCGATTTTCTTTCTGCATCTTCGAATTTGATGGATAATGCTGTGCAATCAATCCCAATTCTG CAACTACCATTGAATAAACAACCATCATGTGATCGTGGGCCTTCTTTGCTTCTGACTAACGAAATTTCCAGTGGTGTTACCAAACAAGAAAATAAG GTCGAAGTGCAGAAGAGGCCAGTGAGGTCACGCAGAAAACCAGAGGAGAGAGGTAAAAGTAAAATATCCAGCAGTACAAGTGGCTTCTCCCAGAGCAAAGTAGAGAATGCATCAACCAATTTGCAAGCTCCTATGCAACCTGTACAGACTCCTCAATATGCACTGTTCCAGGATAGCAAGAAGATAGGACAAGTTCAGCATGTTAATCAGTTTATGTTTCCTGGATATGGGTATCCTGCATATCCATTTCCTACAATTCCGTTAGTGTCAAACATTCAAGCTGAAGGCTATCTGACAAAACCAACTGGCACAAGCTACCGAACTTTGGAAGATTCCCCAAAACAGTCAAGTTCCATAGAAATGTCACAAGACATTCCATCAAGAGCACTGATAATGACACCACAAGAAAAGATAGAAAAGCTTAGGCGCcggcagcaaatgcaagcactgCTAGCTAttcagcaacagcagcaacagttTGGTCAAGAGGGTTCTGGCAGTGACACAATGGTGTCTCAGGCATACTCCCCTAGGAACAAAAATCCGGATTCCTTGGGGAGTTCAATTGTCATAGATGAAAACGCAAATAAGGTtttttcgcctgag TTGGATACCAAAACTCGACTATGCATTCGAGATAGTTTGCTTCGTTTGGCCTATAGTGCAGCAGAGAGACAAATTGATGGTGATAGGAGCAGCACTAACAAGACTAATAAAGATGATGATGAAGCTTCCGAAAATGATGCATCTACTAGGAGAACAAG GTCTCCAACTAGGGAAGCAGAAACGATCACAAATCCAATTGATCGTATAGTGGCCCATTTGCTGTTTCATAGACATTGCTCCAAGGTTGCAACAGCAACAAAGGAGGAAATCATATCCTCAACCCCCTTGATACTAGAACCTG AACCGAAGGTACCCTTGGGAACTCCTAGGTTGCCATCACAAGATCAACGAGATGAGCAAGAAATTGTATTGCCTCTGTCACAATAA
- the LOC8074905 gene encoding protein LNK2 isoform X2 codes for MFSWNDEQQQVGDAIWTEFNESEDHIMPYPKGAEDSTTRKNNEKEVASIDGITEHSEGVQTGLQRMEKQTANQTSAHFSATRIDMESWPDLPSLNPTLDRNYSDDNITSTYLDFSAEPSLQKVTGKATGQLDGESEVFSNDQEEKSNSFLDCDWGNIGDFDDFDRLFSNSDSIFGNEIVANDSDFLSASSNLMDNAVQSIPILQLPLNKQPSCDRGPSLLLTNEISSGVTKQENKVEVQKRPVRSRRKPEERGKSKISSSTSGFSQSKVENASTNLQAPMQPVQTPQYALFQDSKKIGQVQHVNQFMFPGYGYPAYPFPTIPLVSNIQAEGYLTKPTGTSYRTLEDSPKQSSSIEMSQDIPSRALIMTPQEKIEKLRRRQQMQALLAIQQQQQQFGQEGSGSDTMVSQAYSPRNKNPDSLGSSIVIDENANKVFSPEVIPTNHDLVHKSSAISVDPFIEEKIYYQLQDALGKLDTKTRLCIRDSLLRLAYSAAERQIDGDRSSTNKTNKDDDEASENDASTRRTRSPTREAETITNPIDRIVAHLLFHRHCSKVATATKEEIISSTPLILEPEPKVPLGTPRLPSQDQRDEQEIVLPLSQ; via the exons ATGTTTAGCTGGAACGACGAGCAGCAGCAG GTAGGGGATGCAATATGGACTGAGTTCAATGAGAGTGAGGACCATATTATGCCTTATCCTAAAGGTGCAGAAGATAGTACGACTCGCAAGAACAATGAAAAAGAGGTGGCTAGTATTGATGGCATCACTGAACATTCTGAAGGTGTTCAAACTGGACTTCAACGGATGGAAAAGCAAACTGCAAATCAGACAAGTGCACATTTTTCAGCCACACGAATTGACATGGAATCCTGGCCTGACCTTCCTTCCCTGAATCCTACACTTGATAGAAACTATAGTGATGACAACATAACATCCACATATCTGGATTTCAGTGCTGAACCCAGTTTACAGAAAGTGACAGGAAAAGCTACAG GGCAACTAGATGGTGAATCAGAAGTGTTCAGTAATGATCAAGAAGAAAAGAGTAACAGTTTCCTTGATTGCGACTGGGGCAATATTGGAGATTTTGATGATTTTGACCGTCTATTTAG CAATAGTGACTCCATATTTGGTAATGAGATAGTTGCCAACGACAGCGATTTTCTTTCTGCATCTTCGAATTTGATGGATAATGCTGTGCAATCAATCCCAATTCTG CAACTACCATTGAATAAACAACCATCATGTGATCGTGGGCCTTCTTTGCTTCTGACTAACGAAATTTCCAGTGGTGTTACCAAACAAGAAAATAAG GTCGAAGTGCAGAAGAGGCCAGTGAGGTCACGCAGAAAACCAGAGGAGAGAGGTAAAAGTAAAATATCCAGCAGTACAAGTGGCTTCTCCCAGAGCAAAGTAGAGAATGCATCAACCAATTTGCAAGCTCCTATGCAACCTGTACAGACTCCTCAATATGCACTGTTCCAGGATAGCAAGAAGATAGGACAAGTTCAGCATGTTAATCAGTTTATGTTTCCTGGATATGGGTATCCTGCATATCCATTTCCTACAATTCCGTTAGTGTCAAACATTCAAGCTGAAGGCTATCTGACAAAACCAACTGGCACAAGCTACCGAACTTTGGAAGATTCCCCAAAACAGTCAAGTTCCATAGAAATGTCACAAGACATTCCATCAAGAGCACTGATAATGACACCACAAGAAAAGATAGAAAAGCTTAGGCGCcggcagcaaatgcaagcactgCTAGCTAttcagcaacagcagcaacagttTGGTCAAGAGGGTTCTGGCAGTGACACAATGGTGTCTCAGGCATACTCCCCTAGGAACAAAAATCCGGATTCCTTGGGGAGTTCAATTGTCATAGATGAAAACGCAAATAAGGTtttttcgcctgaggtgattcCAACTAACCATGACCTGGTTCACAAGAGTTCTGCAATTTCTGTTGATCCTTTTATAGaggaaaaaatatattatcaGCTACAAGATGCTCTTGGCAAG TTGGATACCAAAACTCGACTATGCATTCGAGATAGTTTGCTTCGTTTGGCCTATAGTGCAGCAGAGAGACAAATTGATGGTGATAGGAGCAGCACTAACAAGACTAATAAAGATGATGATGAAGCTTCCGAAAATGATGCATCTACTAGGAGAACAAG GTCTCCAACTAGGGAAGCAGAAACGATCACAAATCCAATTGATCGTATAGTGGCCCATTTGCTGTTTCATAGACATTGCTCCAAGGTTGCAACAGCAACAAAGGAGGAAATCATATCCTCAACCCCCTTGATACTAGAACCTG AACCGAAGGTACCCTTGGGAACTCCTAGGTTGCCATCACAAGATCAACGAGATGAGCAAGAAATTGTATTGCCTCTGTCACAATAA
- the LOC8074905 gene encoding protein LNK2 isoform X1 encodes MFSWNDEQQQVGDAIWTEFNESEDHIMPYPKGAEDSTTRKNNEKEVASIDGITEHSEGVQTGLQRMEKQTANQTSAHFSATRIDMESWPDLPSLNPTLDRNYSDDNITSTYLDFSAEPSLQKVTGKATGQLDGESEVFSNDQEEKSNSFLDCDWGNIGDFDDFDRLFSNSDSIFGNEIVANDSDFLSASSNLMDNAVQSIPILVCEHRTLVFCCFFPHSSHCDLFVSVKKQLPLNKQPSCDRGPSLLLTNEISSGVTKQENKVEVQKRPVRSRRKPEERGKSKISSSTSGFSQSKVENASTNLQAPMQPVQTPQYALFQDSKKIGQVQHVNQFMFPGYGYPAYPFPTIPLVSNIQAEGYLTKPTGTSYRTLEDSPKQSSSIEMSQDIPSRALIMTPQEKIEKLRRRQQMQALLAIQQQQQQFGQEGSGSDTMVSQAYSPRNKNPDSLGSSIVIDENANKVFSPEVIPTNHDLVHKSSAISVDPFIEEKIYYQLQDALGKLDTKTRLCIRDSLLRLAYSAAERQIDGDRSSTNKTNKDDDEASENDASTRRTRSPTREAETITNPIDRIVAHLLFHRHCSKVATATKEEIISSTPLILEPEPKVPLGTPRLPSQDQRDEQEIVLPLSQ; translated from the exons ATGTTTAGCTGGAACGACGAGCAGCAGCAG GTAGGGGATGCAATATGGACTGAGTTCAATGAGAGTGAGGACCATATTATGCCTTATCCTAAAGGTGCAGAAGATAGTACGACTCGCAAGAACAATGAAAAAGAGGTGGCTAGTATTGATGGCATCACTGAACATTCTGAAGGTGTTCAAACTGGACTTCAACGGATGGAAAAGCAAACTGCAAATCAGACAAGTGCACATTTTTCAGCCACACGAATTGACATGGAATCCTGGCCTGACCTTCCTTCCCTGAATCCTACACTTGATAGAAACTATAGTGATGACAACATAACATCCACATATCTGGATTTCAGTGCTGAACCCAGTTTACAGAAAGTGACAGGAAAAGCTACAG GGCAACTAGATGGTGAATCAGAAGTGTTCAGTAATGATCAAGAAGAAAAGAGTAACAGTTTCCTTGATTGCGACTGGGGCAATATTGGAGATTTTGATGATTTTGACCGTCTATTTAG CAATAGTGACTCCATATTTGGTAATGAGATAGTTGCCAACGACAGCGATTTTCTTTCTGCATCTTCGAATTTGATGGATAATGCTGTGCAATCAATCCCAATTCTGGTATGTGAACATAGAACTTTGGTTTTTTGCTGTTTTTTTCCACATTCTTCTCACTGTGATTTGTTTGTTTCCGTTAAAAAGCAACTACCATTGAATAAACAACCATCATGTGATCGTGGGCCTTCTTTGCTTCTGACTAACGAAATTTCCAGTGGTGTTACCAAACAAGAAAATAAG GTCGAAGTGCAGAAGAGGCCAGTGAGGTCACGCAGAAAACCAGAGGAGAGAGGTAAAAGTAAAATATCCAGCAGTACAAGTGGCTTCTCCCAGAGCAAAGTAGAGAATGCATCAACCAATTTGCAAGCTCCTATGCAACCTGTACAGACTCCTCAATATGCACTGTTCCAGGATAGCAAGAAGATAGGACAAGTTCAGCATGTTAATCAGTTTATGTTTCCTGGATATGGGTATCCTGCATATCCATTTCCTACAATTCCGTTAGTGTCAAACATTCAAGCTGAAGGCTATCTGACAAAACCAACTGGCACAAGCTACCGAACTTTGGAAGATTCCCCAAAACAGTCAAGTTCCATAGAAATGTCACAAGACATTCCATCAAGAGCACTGATAATGACACCACAAGAAAAGATAGAAAAGCTTAGGCGCcggcagcaaatgcaagcactgCTAGCTAttcagcaacagcagcaacagttTGGTCAAGAGGGTTCTGGCAGTGACACAATGGTGTCTCAGGCATACTCCCCTAGGAACAAAAATCCGGATTCCTTGGGGAGTTCAATTGTCATAGATGAAAACGCAAATAAGGTtttttcgcctgaggtgattcCAACTAACCATGACCTGGTTCACAAGAGTTCTGCAATTTCTGTTGATCCTTTTATAGaggaaaaaatatattatcaGCTACAAGATGCTCTTGGCAAG TTGGATACCAAAACTCGACTATGCATTCGAGATAGTTTGCTTCGTTTGGCCTATAGTGCAGCAGAGAGACAAATTGATGGTGATAGGAGCAGCACTAACAAGACTAATAAAGATGATGATGAAGCTTCCGAAAATGATGCATCTACTAGGAGAACAAG GTCTCCAACTAGGGAAGCAGAAACGATCACAAATCCAATTGATCGTATAGTGGCCCATTTGCTGTTTCATAGACATTGCTCCAAGGTTGCAACAGCAACAAAGGAGGAAATCATATCCTCAACCCCCTTGATACTAGAACCTG AACCGAAGGTACCCTTGGGAACTCCTAGGTTGCCATCACAAGATCAACGAGATGAGCAAGAAATTGTATTGCCTCTGTCACAATAA